The nucleotide window GGCAGCATGGCAGGCAGCAGAGGGCACCAGTCACCATTAAGTTTCCCCAACTACCCCTCGCTTACGGATGAGGAAGAGGGTGATCTGAGGCAGACTGATGAAGATTCAGGGGTCCTGAGGTGTCAGACTGAAGTGGATGGTCTGGATAATGGAGGCAGCGAGACAACCAGCTCTCAGATATCAGAGGCGTTATCCAATCACTTTGAGCACACTAATGGTATTTTATGGCCCAAGGCAAAACCCAACAACATCATTTTAGCACCAGAGACCACCCGGTTACTCCCTGCACACAATGGCATCCACCATCATCAGCCTCAAATAGTCTAGAAACTGCTGAAGCTAAGCACTGGCCGCCACCATTGCTGCATGAGCGGTCATTACAGATCCATACTTACAGATACTGGATGACTTTAATGGTGAAACTGGTACCTTCATAACTGGCAAAGCCCCTTTCAAATACGATCCATAATTGAGTTATGGATGCTCTGTCTCCGTAGTCTTTGTGCTATAGGACTACTTTAGGACACAATGTTCTACTGTCACAGTAAAATGTCAGCTGTAAACGAAAAGAATTTCTACGCTTACTACTTGGACATTTTAAGTGTAATACACAGACTAAGCAATTAAACAATAATTATGGCTGGATTTTCTGACTGCATGTTTCAggactgatgtttttttgtataaGTATTATAACGAATCTTCTGTGAGAAACATGGACACATGAGAATCTGTGAAACGATGCCCTAATAATCTGGTTCTTGGTTTGATGTTAGCACTGTGGTTTTAAAATTGATGCACAAATGCAAGGCTTAGAATATAAcgcagattttatttttaatgcaataACATGAATATTAATAACCACATGTATATATTCTGAATCTACACAAACTGTTTTCTCCTCACTGCATATAATGAAAGCCATAGTATATGCTGACATGAAGTATTATTACCTGTATTAATATTGATGTTGTTTGATTGAGTATTTCCTATTTTGGAGATGAGCGTCATCTTTGTTTACAGTTTGTGCATGGCATTTAGTCTTAAGAATGTATGTGCCTTAATGTAACACTGGGTAAGAATTGGTACTCTGGCTCCTGGACTCCCCCTACTGTTGAACAATGCAGCACTGTTCAGAAATCGGGGGAGGGGGCGGAACTATGTAACATCTCCAAaccttacatagtgcagtttctgcagtgctgagctcaaagaagcaacaacagaggctctgttctcactattacatgtcagtgaagcatcacagtgacttGGAAGctgttttaagataaaaatactacCCAGTGTTGCTTTTTCTACCTAGAGTTGTATTACAACTAATGTACGTGTATGTTTTTAAAGGCCTCACTGTTAAAGCTTGTATGTACTTTGAAAAGTGTGAGGACAAATGTTTACAATTAGTTTCGTGAGACAGTTCTATTCCTACTTTAATGTACCCTCTGTGCTGCTGGATAGTGCTGGGATTCTGGGAAATGGCATGGGTGGTTATAATTGCaaactgaaaatgtaaaataataatcttTATCTCTGTAAACTGTGTTGACAGATTATtccctgtttgtttattttggggATTCCTGCAGGAAGTCTGTTACAATTCTTCAAAATTAAATGGGATTCATAAACTTGTCAgaaaaagctttttaaaatagctacattttatttttatttcattattgacaatgattttttttctaacGCTTTTTCTTGACCTGTCAGTGTTTTTCCAAAAGTTTAAATTTAATGTGGTACATTTAATACAAaaaccatttccagaaaagctaGGAAACTTCTAAATCTGCATTAAAACTGACATCTgatttttgttaattcactcGAGCCTTCATTTAACatacaaaatacaattaaaacattaatgccCGCAACACACCCCCAACCTGCTCTCCCAAAACACAAATTTGTTGCATGTTTGTTGCAAGTTTCACAAtctgttaattttatttatatatagggcggcatggtggtgcagcaggtaggtgtcgcagtcacacagctccaggggcctggaggttgtgggttcaattcctgctctgggtgactgtgagttggtgtgttatctctgtgtctgtgtgggtttcctccgggtgctccgatttcctcccacagtccaaaaacacacgttggcaggtggattggcgactcaaaaagtgtccgtaggtgtgagtgtttgtgttgccctgtgaaagactggcgccccctccagggtgtatttccgcctcgcgcccaatgattccaggtaggctctggacccacagtgataagtggttatagataatgaatatatatatatatatatatatatatatatatatatatatactcacatACGTACACAATTGTGTGTCtatatttttattgcattagaaAATCACTGGATCGTGGAAAAATGTGTCATCCTTTCTTGAGGATAATATGCAACTTAAGATGTCAGATCATGATATTTAACATAGGAGAACAAGATATTTCAAAACTACTTAATTTCTTGCATTTCCCATGCATTAGGTAGTTCCCACAACAACGGCACAACGaaagaataaaataacacaaaaaatattttttctaaaataaCTCTTATTTATTATGTACAACAATACATAATTTCATAGAACTCTTATTTTGAATTTTGTCCGGCGTAGGGCTCTGatatacaacaaaaatatatatattttggtaaTAACCAAAAAACGTAAatataaagtaaataataaacagtGGTTTTATTACAGGACGTTCCTAACCTCTCCTCCTGCCTGCACTGTATTTACACTACTGTAAATATAGCCTGcgatatgtaaattaaaatgtaaattaaacttATTGTATGATAAAGCTGTGGTTTTGCTGATTTGTAAGCCTGTGTCGGGACTTTTAATGCGTAAAAGTCCTCCAGGtggcttttgtgtgtttatCCTATTCGCTGATGCTTCAGGACTCCTGCCTTAATTCTGGGCTGTACCTCAGGACTCCCTCTATCTCGCTTAAAAAGATAATTGAAAAAGTATTTTTATAACCGTTCTGTTTTtccattaatttttaaaaatatttcgcTATTTTTTAATACAGAGGATCTATTCAAAGTGggctaattattattattttttttttcgtaaGCCAGTGGATTAGTCAGTGAGAACTGGATTCTTCCACCTGCCTCTGGGAACACTCCCACAGACTGGGCGTCGGGAGAGAGGAGATTCTCAGTCCGTCTCCTGACTATTCGCTCTTTACTGAAATAACGACTGAAAACTGAACCTGAGGTACAGTATAAAttagggctctctctctctctgtgtgtgtctgtctgtctctctgtctctctgctgtcATTGTAAAGGTCGCTTTGAAATGCATAAACTCAGCGCCTTTattatctgtttttttattttcacgATGATTTgcttttcagtcattttttccTTCACGTATTTTGTCATTAACTGCGTTTTGTGTGTGGGTTGTTGTTCATTGTGCGCCTTGAAACTAGAGAGAAACGGACGGGGGAGCGCGTTCTATTCATTCTCCGCTCAGTCCGAATATGTCCCAAATTGCTCCGTCCTCCCTTTGTAGGGCATAGTGTTCGTCATGAAATATAGGCGTCTCCGCCTAAATTGTACATTACACGTCGAGTGGAAGCCTGATTTTTATATATTCGCATATATATGCGATTCTGCATCTAACATTTAGAGTACACGTCTTTGTTTTATGTCCTTTTAAGTGCACTACGCAGGGAGCCGGGATCCATTTGGCACTTGCCCTCCTTCCCTCTGTCCTGGGTGGCGCTGGAGCTCGAATATTAAATGGGGCACTGTTTgcatttttaatcaaattcctcCGCTCCATTCGCTTGTGGGATATTTCTGCAGGACATTATTACACGCTTACCGTGGAAAAGGCTGTTGTACGAGAACTGTGCCTAAATTTTAGCTAACTACGCAACTGTTTTTGCTAGTAAATTCACTTGTCAAATTAAGGATCCGTGTAATTTAGTTACTGGTAGAAGCTCTCATGTCAGATATGTAGTAAGACATTTCTCTAGAAATAATACGAGTAATACTAGTATTATTACTATATAGATTCACTATGTAGATCTACATATTTATTAAGAACATTGTCAGGATGACGTTTCCttaatgtaaattatatatttttcataaccTTACTAGTCAACCTGTCCTCATTTTCTCTCACATGTAACAGGGCTCCACTTTACCCTCTGTTACTGAACCTGTATTCTaaatattaaaggctaagcatcacttaatggacctccatgaatatttcacattattttagttactgacatatataagtatgatttaaaaggaaaatagcagcttaatttgctttaaaactgacaattttattaaattgacggaaaaacccgagctcgctacggaaattcttgagcgcaaccgtgacgtcactggtggaaacaactgaacaacgccgcggtaaaacaccgttatgactgactgttatgacagtatctagctaaataaccaacattattcatgacaatagcctagcaataagctaaactcaaatgtagaggtaccgttattcttgtaaatgtgatcgaagtcgaactcgaattcatccgacactataaacctccgtaatgcagctacgtagccgagtataatctgagacaccgagtttagcgagtcaagctaacgttaactaacaccaactaaaacaggcgaagtgagtgtccttaccctgttttaaaaagaccaacggtcttttaaaccttattccttgaattagtaagaaataacaagttttctgactatcaataaacacaagttaggaactcaaattccactgtatttatttgtttgacactttcatatcgctggtgcttaacCTTTAACCGAAACAGTGGCCTAAAATCCTAGGAACACATACACTATTGCATATTACATTAGAGAGTACTCATGACTGTAGAGTAATTTAAATATCTTGTGTACTAAGGTTGTGTTTGTTCATTAAGTAAAGTTAGTGCTGTTAGAAAATCAGCATATTAGTATGTGTTATTAATAGTATGTGGTAAACTGGTATGCTAGTCAACAAGCATGACCTACCTGGGCGACCAGTCTGACCAGTACAAAGACCGCATTAAACAGTAAACCAACTTAGACCTGTTTGGTCTATGCTCTTTTTGAGCAGAGTATTTTCTTTTAGTTCATCATTTGAGCCGTAGACTTTACTGGTGATTCATAACATTTAAGAAGTTGATACTAGTTTGCTGTTTTAGTACATTAAAGCACACAAAGCTCTTTTCAAGTCAGGTGTTTTAGTGACGTTAGTAATATGTGAAGCCATTCTGAGCCTCACTCATAGTCAGGTAATTCtgttgtatgtatgtgtgtgtgtataaattcaGAGTTTCAAATGTTGCTGTTACCAAATATTGTGCCCTATTTACGAGACATAGGTCACAAAtataaagttttaaaatgtgcatGCCGTAGTATTGTGTGTAGCTGTCAACTTTTGTCATCATTGTCAACACTGTCACATGAGAGCATTCGGACTTCTAGAGTTACGCTTGGCAAGAGGAAAGggttttcactttctctcaaaATGCATTAATCAGTTTCACAGAGTTTTTACatcttttttgaaaatgtcttCTTATTCATAGAGTGGACCTTCTGCTTGACTGCATCAGGAGTAATCATCAGTAagcatcaggtaggcacctccccttaTTGGTGTTTCGCCGAAATAAGCCCATGACACCTACGGAAGTCTCAGTGAAgcctggcatcccagacccactccatacagggtgtgttcctgcatcgtgcccagtgattcctagtaggctccggacccaccatgacccggATTGTGATAAAGCCCATACAGAATATGAATTAGTGGAGTAATGAATGATCAATCAGAGCTTTTCATTAATATACTATTGTGGTTAAGTGGCTTGACGGGTGTGTTGCTCATAATGAAGGAAATGGCCGATGAATTTCATATACATTACTTTAATGGGCTTctgtcttttgtgtgtgtgtgtgtgtgtgtaatatcttTCTTGCAGTCATGTCCTTTCGGAGGGCTGTGGTGAGGCAAAGTAAGTTCAGGCATGTTTTTGCCCAGGCATGGAAGGCAGAGCATTGCTTAGATGACGTCAGAGTTACACGTGTCACATGGGAGGGACCACTTTGTGCAGCCAATCCAAAGTTTATTGCTGTCATTGTGGAAGCTGGAGGAGGCGGAGCCTTTCTCGTACTACCACTCACCAAGGTAAGTACATGTAATGTACAGTATACAGGTGCgagtcataaaattagaatatcatgaaaaacttgatttatttcagtaattccattcaaaaagtgaaacttgtatattatactcattcattacacacagactgatatatttcaagtgtttatttctttaaattttatGATTATAACGGACAACtgatgaaaaccccaaattcagtatcagTTTTGTTACATGTCCTTCTTTTTTCTCCAATAGAGTGGGAGGGTGGACCAGTCAACTCCAACTGTATGTGGTCATGCAGCTCCTGTGCTTGACATTCAGTGGTGTCCACATGATGACAATGTAATTGCAAGTGCCTCTGAGGACTGTACTGTAAAGGTGAGTATTTGGGGTGAGTATATCCTAGAGGTCGAGAGTGGGCTCTTTCAGGTTCTCAAACCTAACACTGTTCACTGCAGGGTAAATTGGATTTGTTCCTGTGTAAATAAAGCCAAAACAATCCCATAACCACACAATATAACGATACACTGTCGTTCTTAATCAAATTCAAACAGTGataaaatatcttcttttctaaACCAATACAAATGTGCTATCGACTTTaaaataagaacagatactTTCCACATTTAGCTGCTTTTTTTCTAGGAATTGCACCatgcttttgtgtgtgctgtgacTTTGAATATGTTGAGGTATACGTTATAACAGGAGGTTTATATTAAGTTAAAAATCAGCTGTAAATTAGTTTAATGCAAGGTTTAAGTGATATTAGATTTCTTACAGTTCTTTGTTCTATTGTAAAGCAGTAATATCAGAAAATCATTCAAATCTAAAGGACTGTTGAGATTTTTTACACCAATCATATCTCAAATAAAATGGCATTATTACAACTATATATTTCTTGCCCATTGCTAATGGCCACTGTATTCTGTAAATTGCATTAAAAATTGTGGAGCTTGTTGACCCTAATTGAGCATGAATACATGAATCATGTCAGTAGATCATATACAGTAAAGGGAttatatagggtgaccagatctgagatgcaaaaaaagaggacacgttaCGGGGAGGGGGGGACTGGAgcgatgagctctcgcccctcgctgccgttgtgtgcttagctgaacccatgtgtgcttttaggtcctttacacctttatctgctacacaaaacatgggaatttcttttttagttcatccgagaacttacatttacatttcggcatagctgctcgagatgagggtgggtacatgagctttgcctgacgtaaacaaggactactgacgtgcagactgaccaattaaatgtttacagagaaggttatcgaccaataacggtagctctacagtcagaccgtccaatccgaagagtttaggctacttcaccacgcccccttctcactcaagcgaaccaatcagagtaggggagggcgggactagtttgtgaacgaaacgcttctcgaagttctatgtaagctctagaaaaacaaaatcccggacttttgtgaaattccgcccggacatttttttaagtctaaaatagaggacatgtccgggtaaaagaggacgtctggtcaccctggATTATAACATCACAATGGCAATGGAgtgttattttacatttcaaataaCATGCAACTAAATTAGTTACATGAATGTACTTATAAGTAGGTTTAACGAGAGGGTTAGCTTTTTAAATTTCTAGGAATATGTTGTGTGTGGCTAAGTTGGACTTTACTCTCAGGACAAAATATTTTCTTCATGAAACACTAGTTAGCTGAGGAGGGAGGAAAAGCTGGTTAATAATCACTTTGACAAGAATCTCAGGTTCAGTTTCAGAGAATACTGAATCAAGTTTTGCGTTCTGATTTTTTATCACATGTGTGGAATATCATGTTATatcttgtttgtgtgtctgactgactgttgCATTATGCTGAATGCAGGTATGGCAGATTCCTGATGGTGGTCTCACAGCTCCAATGACTGAGGCTGTAGTGACTCTAGAAGGCCACAGTAAAAGAGTGGGCATTGTGGCCTGGCACCCTACTGCTCTTAACATCCTGCTGACTGCAGGtaatctttttgtttgtttgcttcctttgtgtgtgtgtgtgtgtgtgtgtctggtggggtgggttggggggggggttacatGGTGCCTGCTCCAGACGCTGAAGTTGGATTATTTGGATTAAGTCTTTCAGGCTCAACCCAGCCATGGATTGGTCATGTGCTAAATCTGCTTTGTTACCTTAAAACACAATATTTCATACTAAATTAATCTCAGCACTTGTCCAGTTGTACATGTAttgcttgtataatctccataggaaAAATGCCCATGAGCTTAAGGCCATTTTGCTCAATGCCAATTGTGAGCTAGAGGGTAATAACAGTCCCCTTGCACTGGACTGTTGAGCAGATGAGGTGATAAAACTGTGCTGTTATCACAAATAAAATTATCACAGCTTCTCAACCAATCACACTGTGCTTATTATGTGTGTAGCTGAGTTCTGTATTAATGCAgcaagtaaataaaacaaatttgtattcaatttgtacataatacattaaaacagtTGTTCAGTTGTGCTTATGCAGTAATACTCACAAGCTTAAGGTCACTCTGCTCAATGCCATGGCTCGAGGGTTATGAAGATTCCTGTCCTGGATTGtattttctcattctttttttttaaagcagtacACCAACTGAAAGTGCACATTGCTGTTATATAACTAAAGCTAAAAAGATGTTAAGGGACTGGCCACAGAATTGGGCCTCCCCTGATTTATAGCTTTATTGTTTAACCCCTTAAAACCAGCTGCAAATTCCATTCTGCTAATGCTATCTGTCACGGTGTACTCCTTGATCAAACTTGTATTAACAGggaaatgctgaaaatgtaaacacactgtagAAATCATGGTGCGAGAACTGCTGTTACAAGAAAAAGATCTCAGAGCTTGTGTCTGTTTATGTGCTCCAGGCTGTGATAacgtgttgtgtgtgtgggacGTTGGCACGGGAGAGCTGGTGTACCAGCTGAGTGATGCCCACCCAGACTTGATCTACAGTGTGAGCTGGAACAGGGAGGGGAGTGTGATCTGCACCACTTGCAAGGACAAGGCTCTGCGTGTGATTGACCCTCGGCGTGGAACTGTTCTTAAGGTTAGAATTGATTATCTGGGACATCACAGACATCACATTGCCAAACACAGTTGCAGCAGCCTCTTTAAAACCttccattattttatttaattttattttacaaaatattatttaattaaaatcctGACTGTATCTCTCCTGTCAGTCAAATAActcgtgtgtgtctgtgtgataaTATGAATCATCCCTGTGATGACATTCACTCTCAGGTGCGAGAAAAAGCCCATGAGGGCACCAGGCCAATGAGGGCTGTTTTTCTGGCTGACGGAAAAATCCTGACCACAGGCTTCAGCCgaatgagtgagagacagcTCGCCCTCTGGGATACAGTAAGAGACAATAGTGATATCGACATAGAGAAATAATGGATAGTCTAATTCCCCTAAAGTTAACACACTTCCATATATCTTTATCTGCACAGGCATTAAAAATTTTGCAACTGTTgtcttattaataataatagctaTTTTATTCAGTTACAACTTACACAGTGTAGACTGAATTAGAGTGACTTCAAACGTTTACACTCTGATTGCAATATTTATAACAGTAGTGTATCAATTATATTCTACAGGGTGAGACTAAAGTCACAGAACACCCTTTCATTTCTTTGATATGATACATGGCCAcattcccattggaaaaacttgctcttgatccaatatggtggcCTTCAAGATGGCGCCCATGTTCTAGAAATAGCCTAAAATGTAGGCCCCCCTCACCTATTCAGATTAAAGGGTGTCTTGTGACTTCTGACTGACCCGGTATACTAATAACAATATGGTTTAAGGAACCAGGTTTGAGCCAAGCAATACTTGTCACATaccatttatattaatttatcatATTAACTTGTATATGAACACATACAAGGTTTTCACCTGATAGCAACATGCTGTACTTATTCCAGTCACTGATGTGCGAATGTTAATTATATTCATCTAATCCTGACTTATCATTttctctatctgtgtgtgtttgttttatgtaaTGTTCATTTTTAGAGAGATCTCTCTGAGCCAATGGCTGTTCAAGAAATGGACACCAGTAATGGAGTTCTCCTTCCTTTCTATGACCCAGACACTAACATGGTCTACCTATGTGGAAAGGTAAAACTGTCTAGATCATTTTAACCTACTCCAACGCTATAAGGTTTCACTTGTGGACTTAACGTCTGTCTACTGTATAAATAGATAACCAAAAGAGACGGTATAGTGCATATAAAAATGGCCTAAATTTAAACCAATTCTGTTACTTTACGTCATATACTAAGATCAAGCTTAAGAACCAATTTACTGTGtaatccctgaatgaaccagttaatGCTTCATAGAGCAGGTCCCAAACATGGGgaaagccatgtttaaaatatgtttagtaCAGAAACTCTGAAacagccactaggtgtcagtgtaatggcaCTTTCTACATTCTAGCAGAACCTACTCTCTCTTTTGTTTTCCCAGGGGGACTGCACCATTCGTTACTTTGAGGTGACAGATGAGTCACCCTACGTCCATTTCCTCAGTCTCTACAGCAGTAAAGAGCCTCAGAGAGGAGCGGGCTTCCTCAGTAAAAGAGGAGTTGATGTTAACAAGTGTGAGATAGCCaggtaaaaacacatttaatttagTCTTTATATGGTCTCTCAATTAAACCACACTAGATATTTTCACCAGCTGCACATCTAATGATATTATATCAtgtttagggtgaccagacgtcctctttaacctggacatgtcctcttgtTTAGAAAAATGTCCgtgcggaatttcacaaacgtccgggattttgtttttctagagcttacatagaacttcgagaagtttcgttcacaaactagtcccgccctcctctactccgattggttcgcttgagtgagaagggggcgtggtgaagtagcctaaaatcttctgattggacggtctgtgtgtagagctaccgttattggtcaataaccttctctgtaaacatttaattggtcagtctgcacgtcagtagtcgtcccaAAAAAAGGACAGTATGACATGAAATTCGAATTAAACAAAGACGTTAAAAATATGATAGAAATCATTTTAACAAATGGGAATATGGTCAGGATATTTGATTTGGTCCCCATCAATGCTCTCTGTGGCCAGGACAGAATAATTGACTGTGCTCTATTTGAGTTGGCTGGATGGCCCTCTCCTTCCACTGCCACTTAGCACAGTGCTAAACAATTTGGGCCTCTGTTGACTGATTTAGAGGAATTTAAGTTAATGTTTTCCTCAAAGCTTGTTCAGCTGTCCAGTGGCAGTTTGATAAGATTGTATTAAACTTGTACAGTCTAGCCTTCTTCCAGCTTGGTAGCAATGTGTGATGATATTAATCCTAGTTATCAGACTGGAATTagtccaaaaaataaataaataaatatataatataaataataataacgatttaaaaaaagcaatgcCCACTGCATTCAATTTTTTGTCTGCATTGCTTTCCCAGATTCTATAAGCTGCACGAGAGGAAGGTTGAGCCGATATCTATGACTGTGCCACGAAAGGTAATGTGAATTCATTGTCATTTAATGTCAAATCACAGTGAATATAGTGCTGACATTAAtctatgtaatgtaatgtattgGTCCCCTGATTtggtttctctgtgtctcttctaTACATTCTTTAAACGGGTGGTATGCCTAAGTTTTCTTTCCTATGTGTTCTTTACGTCGTCCCATTCATGTTCCCATTTTTAATAGCTTTCCAGGTGTCTCTAGGTTCTcgcattgccagactctctagCTACGTTTTGCCATTTAATGTGACCAAGAACTGCCTACTGTTGCAGGAAAAGATATCTGACATACATGCAAAAGATCTAATCACATGTCTGCTACTTTTACTTGATGTGTAATAGGTGGCAGATAGCCAGtaagaatgcaactggcaggaTCCTCACAGTGAAGCCAGCCTTACGAACTGAAAGTTTCTATGGCTGAGACTGGGTTCTAGGTTTCTCTTGACATTCAGTTACTGTCTGTGTTACACTGTGCAGTTGacgctttgttttgttttcggTTTGTGTTTATGCCCTTCTCTTTTGATTAAAAATTCCTCGCATTTGTATccatgctttgtttttgttttttttcatgtcaAATTTCATTTTGACAGAATAACCAACTGTATACGAATAAAGTGAGTAAGCCAGGCGTAAGAGAGTCTCATAAATGACATCAAACAGTCCAAAGAGCGCTACTTCCTCTTTCTGGGTTTCATGAACATTTTTGAAAGCAGCTGTTGGGCTCTGCATCCTCCGCCAGGTTAGCAGTATCTGTAACAGCAGACTCTGCCTGGTGTCCTGCTCCAGGTGCTGCGGCACCACCTATTGCTCTGGAGAGCTGTACCAGACCTACACAGAGTCCCACAATGGCACACAGTGCTCCAAAGTACAGTGTTCTGCCAGCACAAGGATGCCAGGTACCTGCTTCTCCACTGCCCTGATGGAGCAGGGACCCCAAGCAGTGAGGTTATCAGGCCAGCCTCCAGTGAGGTTATCAGGCCAGCCTCCAGTGAGGTTATCAGGCCAGCCTCCAGTGAGGTTATCAGGCCAGCCTCCAGTGAGGTTATCGGGTTTGCCTCCAGTGAGGTTATCGGGTTAGCCTCCAGTGAGGTTATCGAGTTTGCCTCCAGTGAGGTTATCGAGTTTGCCTCCAGTGAGGTTATCGGGTTAGCCTCCAGTGAGGTTATCGGGTTTGCCTCCAGTGAGGTTATCGGGTTAGCCTCCAGTGAGGTTATCAGGTCAGCCTCCAGTGAGGTTATCGAGTTTGCCTCCAGTGAGGTTATCGGGTTAGCCTCCAGTGAGGTTATCAGGTCAGCCTCCAGTGAGGTTGCTTTCTGTGTTCCCATTGTCTCTCCCTTGTAATGTGtttcttttaattgttttgCTGGTGTCTGTCATTATCTAGTGTTCTAGAGAAGAGAAAATACACTTTGCTGCAGTTAGCTAATAAGCTATATGCCATTCTTGTGGTGTCTGCTCAACACCTGACAGTATAtttgaagaaataaaacaactttTTAAATTTAAGTTCTGAAAAGAATGTGTCCCTAAACACTGTCAGTGTATTTACATTGGTGTTTGCAGAATAtgtatgtgttgtgtatttGCCCCACAGTCAGACCTATTTCAAGGGGATCTGTATCCTGACACAGCTGGGTTAGAGCCCTCACTTCTGGCTGAAGATTGGATAGCAGGACA belongs to Hoplias malabaricus isolate fHopMal1 chromosome 9, fHopMal1.hap1, whole genome shotgun sequence and includes:
- the coro1b gene encoding coronin-1B; translated protein: MSFRRAVVRQSKFRHVFAQAWKAEHCLDDVRVTRVTWEGPLCAANPKFIAVIVEAGGGGAFLVLPLTKSGRVDQSTPTVCGHAAPVLDIQWCPHDDNVIASASEDCTVKVWQIPDGGLTAPMTEAVVTLEGHSKRVGIVAWHPTALNILLTAGCDNVLCVWDVGTGELVYQLSDAHPDLIYSVSWNREGSVICTTCKDKALRVIDPRRGTVLKVREKAHEGTRPMRAVFLADGKILTTGFSRMSERQLALWDTRDLSEPMAVQEMDTSNGVLLPFYDPDTNMVYLCGKGDCTIRYFEVTDESPYVHFLSLYSSKEPQRGAGFLSKRGVDVNKCEIARFYKLHERKVEPISMTVPRKSDLFQGDLYPDTAGLEPSLLAEDWIAGQDAPPLLVSLSGGYTAPPSKSNTLRGKPKTLPQTSTPTASTTASATVSTNTVPRDTESEALEQGQCGRDTEGGMERMRKEDDQLVDILTEIRALRALVLAQGLRIDVLERQVARIEDGEV